One region of Drosophila kikkawai strain 14028-0561.14 chromosome 2R, DkikHiC1v2, whole genome shotgun sequence genomic DNA includes:
- the LOC108082530 gene encoding palmitoyltransferase ZDHHC20-B isoform X7, with amino-acid sequence MGNDDHRRRKTPCGFCMSVFKWIPVLFITAVIAWSYYAYVVELCIRNSENGIGMVFMLLFYHISLTLFMWSYWRTIMTSVGQIPEQWRIPDEEVTRLFRADSPETQKRILNNFARNLPVTNRTMNGSVRFCEKCKIVKPDRAHHCSVCSCCVLKMDHHCPWVNNCVNFYNYKFFVLFLGYALVYCLYVAFTTLHDFVQFWKVGAGQLNSGGMGRFHILFLFFIAIMFAISLVSLFGYHIYLVLVNRTTLESFRAPIFRVGGPDKNGYNLGRFANFCEVFGDDWQYWLLPVFSSFGDGISYPIRHLEEDTESLLGYHSDTRIELEEDFLPEPRFQDSIP; translated from the exons ATGGGCAACGACGACCACCGACGGAGGAAGACACCCTGCGGCTTCTGCATGTCGGTTTTCAAATGGATCCCGGTGCTGTTCATCACTGCGGTGATAGCCTGGTCCTACTACGCCTACGTGGTGGAGCTGTGCATCC GCAACTCTGAGAATGGAATTGGCATGGTCTTTATGCTGCTTTTCTACCACATTTCCCTGACCCTGTTTATGTGGTCCTACTGGCGGACTATCATGACCTCCGTGGGCCAAATTCCCGAGCAG TGGCGGATTCCGGACGAGGAAGTGACGCGACTCTTTAGGGCCGATAGCCCCGAGACCCAGAAACGCATTCTTAATAACTTTGCACGCAATCTGCCAGTCACAAATCG CACCATGAACGGTTCCGTGCGGTTCTGTGAGAAATGCAAAATCGTCAAGCCTGACCGGGCCCATCACTGCAGCGTCTGCAGCTGTTGTGTGCTCAAGATGGACCACCACTGCCCCTGGGTTAACAATTGCGTAAACTTTTACAATTACAAGTTCTTTGTGCTTTTCCTGGGCTATGCCCTCGTCTACTGCCTGTACGTGGCCTTCACCACGCTGCACGACTTTGTGCAGTTCTGGAAGGTAGGTGCC GGCCAGTTGAACAGCGGCGGAATGGGACGCTTTCACATCTTGTTCCTGTTTTTCATTGCCATTATGTTTGCCATTAGTTTGGTGAGTTTGTTTGGCTACCACATCTACCTGGTGCTTGTCAACCGCACAACGTTGG AGTCGTTTCGTGCTCCCATCTTTCGCGTTGGCGGCCCCGACAAGAATGGCTATAATCTGGGACGATTCGCCAATTTCTGCGAGGTGTTCGGCGACGACTGGCAGTACTGGTTGCTGCCAGTCTTCTCCAG CTTCGGCGATGGCATTAGCTATCCCATTCGTCACCTGGAGGAGGACACCGAATCCCTGTTGGGTTATCACAGCGACACGCGCATCGAGCTGGAGGAGGACTTCCTGCCAGAACCGCGATTCCAGGACTCGATTCCATAG
- the LOC108082530 gene encoding palmitoyltransferase ZDHHC20-B isoform X1, with translation MGNDDHRRRKTPCGFCMSVFKWIPVLFITAVIAWSYYAYVVELCIRNSENGIGMVFMLLFYHISLTLFMWSYWRTIMTSVGQIPEQWRIPDEEVTRLFRADSPETQKRILNNFARNLPVTNRTMNGSVRFCEKCKIVKPDRAHHCSVCSCCVLKMDHHCPWVNNCVNFYNYKFFVLFLGYALVYCLYVAFTTLHDFVQFWKVGAYENNAQGQLNSGGMGRFHILFLFFIAIMFAISLVSLFGYHIYLVLVNRTTLESFRAPIFRVGGPDKNGYNLGRFANFCEVFGDDWQYWLLPVFSSRGDGYSFPTSSDQSRASATTTAVASPVQRYDAMGETASSRLDGNPTDKLIDAIPFDSTNHQNHHHHQSTHQVRSNSDQQLDEQPDLAAGGRITAAARSSQEGAVFIEMVGDHARTEAEPVKNSTRPPNGDLPV, from the exons ATGGGCAACGACGACCACCGACGGAGGAAGACACCCTGCGGCTTCTGCATGTCGGTTTTCAAATGGATCCCGGTGCTGTTCATCACTGCGGTGATAGCCTGGTCCTACTACGCCTACGTGGTGGAGCTGTGCATCC GCAACTCTGAGAATGGAATTGGCATGGTCTTTATGCTGCTTTTCTACCACATTTCCCTGACCCTGTTTATGTGGTCCTACTGGCGGACTATCATGACCTCCGTGGGCCAAATTCCCGAGCAG TGGCGGATTCCGGACGAGGAAGTGACGCGACTCTTTAGGGCCGATAGCCCCGAGACCCAGAAACGCATTCTTAATAACTTTGCACGCAATCTGCCAGTCACAAATCG CACCATGAACGGTTCCGTGCGGTTCTGTGAGAAATGCAAAATCGTCAAGCCTGACCGGGCCCATCACTGCAGCGTCTGCAGCTGTTGTGTGCTCAAGATGGACCACCACTGCCCCTGGGTTAACAATTGCGTAAACTTTTACAATTACAAGTTCTTTGTGCTTTTCCTGGGCTATGCCCTCGTCTACTGCCTGTACGTGGCCTTCACCACGCTGCACGACTTTGTGCAGTTCTGGAAGGTAGGTGCC TACGAAAATAATGCACAGGGCCAGTTGAACAGCGGCGGAATGGGACGCTTTCACATCTTGTTCCTGTTTTTCATTGCCATTATGTTTGCCATTAGTTTGGTGAGTTTGTTTGGCTACCACATCTACCTGGTGCTTGTCAACCGCACAACGTTGG AGTCGTTTCGTGCTCCCATCTTTCGCGTTGGCGGCCCCGACAAGAATGGCTATAATCTGGGACGATTCGCCAATTTCTGCGAGGTGTTCGGCGACGACTGGCAGTACTGGTTGCTGCCAGTCTTCTCCAG TCGCGGTGATGGCTACAGCTTTCCAACATCCAGTGACCAGAGTCGGGCATCAGCCACCACCACAGCGGTTGCTTCGCCCGTCCAGCGGTACGATGCCATGGGGGAGACGGCGTCCAGCAGGTTAGATGGCAACCCGACAGATAAGTTAATTGACGCTATTCCCTTCGACTCCACTAACCACCaaaaccaccaccaccaccaatcGACTCATCAAGTAAGAAGCAACAGCGACCAGCAGCTGGACGAGCAACCGGATCTGGCGGCAGGCGGCCGCatcacagcagcagccaggtCTAGTCAGGAGGGAGCCGTGTTCATCGAAATGGTCGGGGATCATGCCCGGACAGAAGCCGAACCTGTCAAGAACTCAACGCGCCCGCCCAACGGCGATCTGCCAGTTTGA
- the LOC108082530 gene encoding palmitoyltransferase ZDHHC20-B isoform X2: MGNDDHRRRKTPCGFCMSVFKWIPVLFITAVIAWSYYAYVVELCIRNSENGIGMVFMLLFYHISLTLFMWSYWRTIMTSVGQIPEQWRIPDEEVTRLFRADSPETQKRILNNFARNLPVTNRTMNGSVRFCEKCKIVKPDRAHHCSVCSCCVLKMDHHCPWVNNCVNFYNYKFFVLFLGYALVYCLYVAFTTLHDFVQFWKYENNAQGQLNSGGMGRFHILFLFFIAIMFAISLVSLFGYHIYLVLVNRTTLESFRAPIFRVGGPDKNGYNLGRFANFCEVFGDDWQYWLLPVFSSRGDGYSFPTSSDQSRASATTTAVASPVQRYDAMGETASSRLDGNPTDKLIDAIPFDSTNHQNHHHHQSTHQVRSNSDQQLDEQPDLAAGGRITAAARSSQEGAVFIEMVGDHARTEAEPVKNSTRPPNGDLPV; encoded by the exons ATGGGCAACGACGACCACCGACGGAGGAAGACACCCTGCGGCTTCTGCATGTCGGTTTTCAAATGGATCCCGGTGCTGTTCATCACTGCGGTGATAGCCTGGTCCTACTACGCCTACGTGGTGGAGCTGTGCATCC GCAACTCTGAGAATGGAATTGGCATGGTCTTTATGCTGCTTTTCTACCACATTTCCCTGACCCTGTTTATGTGGTCCTACTGGCGGACTATCATGACCTCCGTGGGCCAAATTCCCGAGCAG TGGCGGATTCCGGACGAGGAAGTGACGCGACTCTTTAGGGCCGATAGCCCCGAGACCCAGAAACGCATTCTTAATAACTTTGCACGCAATCTGCCAGTCACAAATCG CACCATGAACGGTTCCGTGCGGTTCTGTGAGAAATGCAAAATCGTCAAGCCTGACCGGGCCCATCACTGCAGCGTCTGCAGCTGTTGTGTGCTCAAGATGGACCACCACTGCCCCTGGGTTAACAATTGCGTAAACTTTTACAATTACAAGTTCTTTGTGCTTTTCCTGGGCTATGCCCTCGTCTACTGCCTGTACGTGGCCTTCACCACGCTGCACGACTTTGTGCAGTTCTGGAAG TACGAAAATAATGCACAGGGCCAGTTGAACAGCGGCGGAATGGGACGCTTTCACATCTTGTTCCTGTTTTTCATTGCCATTATGTTTGCCATTAGTTTGGTGAGTTTGTTTGGCTACCACATCTACCTGGTGCTTGTCAACCGCACAACGTTGG AGTCGTTTCGTGCTCCCATCTTTCGCGTTGGCGGCCCCGACAAGAATGGCTATAATCTGGGACGATTCGCCAATTTCTGCGAGGTGTTCGGCGACGACTGGCAGTACTGGTTGCTGCCAGTCTTCTCCAG TCGCGGTGATGGCTACAGCTTTCCAACATCCAGTGACCAGAGTCGGGCATCAGCCACCACCACAGCGGTTGCTTCGCCCGTCCAGCGGTACGATGCCATGGGGGAGACGGCGTCCAGCAGGTTAGATGGCAACCCGACAGATAAGTTAATTGACGCTATTCCCTTCGACTCCACTAACCACCaaaaccaccaccaccaccaatcGACTCATCAAGTAAGAAGCAACAGCGACCAGCAGCTGGACGAGCAACCGGATCTGGCGGCAGGCGGCCGCatcacagcagcagccaggtCTAGTCAGGAGGGAGCCGTGTTCATCGAAATGGTCGGGGATCATGCCCGGACAGAAGCCGAACCTGTCAAGAACTCAACGCGCCCGCCCAACGGCGATCTGCCAGTTTGA
- the LOC108082530 gene encoding palmitoyltransferase ZDHHC20-B isoform X4, producing MGNDDHRRRKTPCGFCMSVFKWIPVLFITAVIAWSYYAYVVELCIRNSENGIGMVFMLLFYHISLTLFMWSYWRTIMTSVGQIPEQWRIPDEEVTRLFRADSPETQKRILNNFARNLPVTNRTMNGSVRFCEKCKIVKPDRAHHCSVCSCCVLKMDHHCPWVNNCVNFYNYKFFVLFLGYALVYCLYVAFTTLHDFVQFWKGQLNSGGMGRFHILFLFFIAIMFAISLVSLFGYHIYLVLVNRTTLESFRAPIFRVGGPDKNGYNLGRFANFCEVFGDDWQYWLLPVFSSRGDGYSFPTSSDQSRASATTTAVASPVQRYDAMGETASSRLDGNPTDKLIDAIPFDSTNHQNHHHHQSTHQVRSNSDQQLDEQPDLAAGGRITAAARSSQEGAVFIEMVGDHARTEAEPVKNSTRPPNGDLPV from the exons ATGGGCAACGACGACCACCGACGGAGGAAGACACCCTGCGGCTTCTGCATGTCGGTTTTCAAATGGATCCCGGTGCTGTTCATCACTGCGGTGATAGCCTGGTCCTACTACGCCTACGTGGTGGAGCTGTGCATCC GCAACTCTGAGAATGGAATTGGCATGGTCTTTATGCTGCTTTTCTACCACATTTCCCTGACCCTGTTTATGTGGTCCTACTGGCGGACTATCATGACCTCCGTGGGCCAAATTCCCGAGCAG TGGCGGATTCCGGACGAGGAAGTGACGCGACTCTTTAGGGCCGATAGCCCCGAGACCCAGAAACGCATTCTTAATAACTTTGCACGCAATCTGCCAGTCACAAATCG CACCATGAACGGTTCCGTGCGGTTCTGTGAGAAATGCAAAATCGTCAAGCCTGACCGGGCCCATCACTGCAGCGTCTGCAGCTGTTGTGTGCTCAAGATGGACCACCACTGCCCCTGGGTTAACAATTGCGTAAACTTTTACAATTACAAGTTCTTTGTGCTTTTCCTGGGCTATGCCCTCGTCTACTGCCTGTACGTGGCCTTCACCACGCTGCACGACTTTGTGCAGTTCTGGAAG GGCCAGTTGAACAGCGGCGGAATGGGACGCTTTCACATCTTGTTCCTGTTTTTCATTGCCATTATGTTTGCCATTAGTTTGGTGAGTTTGTTTGGCTACCACATCTACCTGGTGCTTGTCAACCGCACAACGTTGG AGTCGTTTCGTGCTCCCATCTTTCGCGTTGGCGGCCCCGACAAGAATGGCTATAATCTGGGACGATTCGCCAATTTCTGCGAGGTGTTCGGCGACGACTGGCAGTACTGGTTGCTGCCAGTCTTCTCCAG TCGCGGTGATGGCTACAGCTTTCCAACATCCAGTGACCAGAGTCGGGCATCAGCCACCACCACAGCGGTTGCTTCGCCCGTCCAGCGGTACGATGCCATGGGGGAGACGGCGTCCAGCAGGTTAGATGGCAACCCGACAGATAAGTTAATTGACGCTATTCCCTTCGACTCCACTAACCACCaaaaccaccaccaccaccaatcGACTCATCAAGTAAGAAGCAACAGCGACCAGCAGCTGGACGAGCAACCGGATCTGGCGGCAGGCGGCCGCatcacagcagcagccaggtCTAGTCAGGAGGGAGCCGTGTTCATCGAAATGGTCGGGGATCATGCCCGGACAGAAGCCGAACCTGTCAAGAACTCAACGCGCCCGCCCAACGGCGATCTGCCAGTTTGA
- the LOC108082530 gene encoding palmitoyltransferase ZDHHC20-B isoform X3: MGNDDHRRRKTPCGFCMSVFKWIPVLFITAVIAWSYYAYVVELCIRNSENGIGMVFMLLFYHISLTLFMWSYWRTIMTSVGQIPEQWRIPDEEVTRLFRADSPETQKRILNNFARNLPVTNRTMNGSVRFCEKCKIVKPDRAHHCSVCSCCVLKMDHHCPWVNNCVNFYNYKFFVLFLGYALVYCLYVAFTTLHDFVQFWKVGAGQLNSGGMGRFHILFLFFIAIMFAISLVSLFGYHIYLVLVNRTTLESFRAPIFRVGGPDKNGYNLGRFANFCEVFGDDWQYWLLPVFSSRGDGYSFPTSSDQSRASATTTAVASPVQRYDAMGETASSRLDGNPTDKLIDAIPFDSTNHQNHHHHQSTHQVRSNSDQQLDEQPDLAAGGRITAAARSSQEGAVFIEMVGDHARTEAEPVKNSTRPPNGDLPV, encoded by the exons ATGGGCAACGACGACCACCGACGGAGGAAGACACCCTGCGGCTTCTGCATGTCGGTTTTCAAATGGATCCCGGTGCTGTTCATCACTGCGGTGATAGCCTGGTCCTACTACGCCTACGTGGTGGAGCTGTGCATCC GCAACTCTGAGAATGGAATTGGCATGGTCTTTATGCTGCTTTTCTACCACATTTCCCTGACCCTGTTTATGTGGTCCTACTGGCGGACTATCATGACCTCCGTGGGCCAAATTCCCGAGCAG TGGCGGATTCCGGACGAGGAAGTGACGCGACTCTTTAGGGCCGATAGCCCCGAGACCCAGAAACGCATTCTTAATAACTTTGCACGCAATCTGCCAGTCACAAATCG CACCATGAACGGTTCCGTGCGGTTCTGTGAGAAATGCAAAATCGTCAAGCCTGACCGGGCCCATCACTGCAGCGTCTGCAGCTGTTGTGTGCTCAAGATGGACCACCACTGCCCCTGGGTTAACAATTGCGTAAACTTTTACAATTACAAGTTCTTTGTGCTTTTCCTGGGCTATGCCCTCGTCTACTGCCTGTACGTGGCCTTCACCACGCTGCACGACTTTGTGCAGTTCTGGAAGGTAGGTGCC GGCCAGTTGAACAGCGGCGGAATGGGACGCTTTCACATCTTGTTCCTGTTTTTCATTGCCATTATGTTTGCCATTAGTTTGGTGAGTTTGTTTGGCTACCACATCTACCTGGTGCTTGTCAACCGCACAACGTTGG AGTCGTTTCGTGCTCCCATCTTTCGCGTTGGCGGCCCCGACAAGAATGGCTATAATCTGGGACGATTCGCCAATTTCTGCGAGGTGTTCGGCGACGACTGGCAGTACTGGTTGCTGCCAGTCTTCTCCAG TCGCGGTGATGGCTACAGCTTTCCAACATCCAGTGACCAGAGTCGGGCATCAGCCACCACCACAGCGGTTGCTTCGCCCGTCCAGCGGTACGATGCCATGGGGGAGACGGCGTCCAGCAGGTTAGATGGCAACCCGACAGATAAGTTAATTGACGCTATTCCCTTCGACTCCACTAACCACCaaaaccaccaccaccaccaatcGACTCATCAAGTAAGAAGCAACAGCGACCAGCAGCTGGACGAGCAACCGGATCTGGCGGCAGGCGGCCGCatcacagcagcagccaggtCTAGTCAGGAGGGAGCCGTGTTCATCGAAATGGTCGGGGATCATGCCCGGACAGAAGCCGAACCTGTCAAGAACTCAACGCGCCCGCCCAACGGCGATCTGCCAGTTTGA
- the LOC108082530 gene encoding palmitoyltransferase ZDHHC20-B isoform X5 — MGNDDHRRRKTPCGFCMSVFKWIPVLFITAVIAWSYYAYVVELCIRNSENGIGMVFMLLFYHISLTLFMWSYWRTIMTSVGQIPEQWRIPDEEVTRLFRADSPETQKRILNNFARNLPVTNRTMNGSVRFCEKCKIVKPDRAHHCSVCSCCVLKMDHHCPWVNNCVNFYNYKFFVLFLGYALVYCLYVAFTTLHDFVQFWKVGAYENNAQGQLNSGGMGRFHILFLFFIAIMFAISLVSLFGYHIYLVLVNRTTLESFRAPIFRVGGPDKNGYNLGRFANFCEVFGDDWQYWLLPVFSSRGDGYSFPTSSDQSRASATTTAVASPVQRYDAMGETASSSKKQQRPAAGRATGSGGRRPHHSSSQV; from the exons ATGGGCAACGACGACCACCGACGGAGGAAGACACCCTGCGGCTTCTGCATGTCGGTTTTCAAATGGATCCCGGTGCTGTTCATCACTGCGGTGATAGCCTGGTCCTACTACGCCTACGTGGTGGAGCTGTGCATCC GCAACTCTGAGAATGGAATTGGCATGGTCTTTATGCTGCTTTTCTACCACATTTCCCTGACCCTGTTTATGTGGTCCTACTGGCGGACTATCATGACCTCCGTGGGCCAAATTCCCGAGCAG TGGCGGATTCCGGACGAGGAAGTGACGCGACTCTTTAGGGCCGATAGCCCCGAGACCCAGAAACGCATTCTTAATAACTTTGCACGCAATCTGCCAGTCACAAATCG CACCATGAACGGTTCCGTGCGGTTCTGTGAGAAATGCAAAATCGTCAAGCCTGACCGGGCCCATCACTGCAGCGTCTGCAGCTGTTGTGTGCTCAAGATGGACCACCACTGCCCCTGGGTTAACAATTGCGTAAACTTTTACAATTACAAGTTCTTTGTGCTTTTCCTGGGCTATGCCCTCGTCTACTGCCTGTACGTGGCCTTCACCACGCTGCACGACTTTGTGCAGTTCTGGAAGGTAGGTGCC TACGAAAATAATGCACAGGGCCAGTTGAACAGCGGCGGAATGGGACGCTTTCACATCTTGTTCCTGTTTTTCATTGCCATTATGTTTGCCATTAGTTTGGTGAGTTTGTTTGGCTACCACATCTACCTGGTGCTTGTCAACCGCACAACGTTGG AGTCGTTTCGTGCTCCCATCTTTCGCGTTGGCGGCCCCGACAAGAATGGCTATAATCTGGGACGATTCGCCAATTTCTGCGAGGTGTTCGGCGACGACTGGCAGTACTGGTTGCTGCCAGTCTTCTCCAG TCGCGGTGATGGCTACAGCTTTCCAACATCCAGTGACCAGAGTCGGGCATCAGCCACCACCACAGCGGTTGCTTCGCCCGTCCAGCGGTACGATGCCATGGGGGAGACGGCGTCCAGCAG TAAGAAGCAACAGCGACCAGCAGCTGGACGAGCAACCGGATCTGGCGGCAGGCGGCCGCatcacagcagcagccaggtCTAG
- the LOC108082530 gene encoding palmitoyltransferase ZDHHC20-B isoform X6 yields the protein MGNDDHRRRKTPCGFCMSVFKWIPVLFITAVIAWSYYAYVVELCIRNSENGIGMVFMLLFYHISLTLFMWSYWRTIMTSVGQIPEQWRIPDEEVTRLFRADSPETQKRILNNFARNLPVTNRTMNGSVRFCEKCKIVKPDRAHHCSVCSCCVLKMDHHCPWVNNCVNFYNYKFFVLFLGYALVYCLYVAFTTLHDFVQFWKVGAYENNAQGQLNSGGMGRFHILFLFFIAIMFAISLVSLFGYHIYLVLVNRTTLESFRAPIFRVGGPDKNGYNLGRFANFCEVFGDDWQYWLLPVFSSFGDGISYPIRHLEEDTESLLGYHSDTRIELEEDFLPEPRFQDSIP from the exons ATGGGCAACGACGACCACCGACGGAGGAAGACACCCTGCGGCTTCTGCATGTCGGTTTTCAAATGGATCCCGGTGCTGTTCATCACTGCGGTGATAGCCTGGTCCTACTACGCCTACGTGGTGGAGCTGTGCATCC GCAACTCTGAGAATGGAATTGGCATGGTCTTTATGCTGCTTTTCTACCACATTTCCCTGACCCTGTTTATGTGGTCCTACTGGCGGACTATCATGACCTCCGTGGGCCAAATTCCCGAGCAG TGGCGGATTCCGGACGAGGAAGTGACGCGACTCTTTAGGGCCGATAGCCCCGAGACCCAGAAACGCATTCTTAATAACTTTGCACGCAATCTGCCAGTCACAAATCG CACCATGAACGGTTCCGTGCGGTTCTGTGAGAAATGCAAAATCGTCAAGCCTGACCGGGCCCATCACTGCAGCGTCTGCAGCTGTTGTGTGCTCAAGATGGACCACCACTGCCCCTGGGTTAACAATTGCGTAAACTTTTACAATTACAAGTTCTTTGTGCTTTTCCTGGGCTATGCCCTCGTCTACTGCCTGTACGTGGCCTTCACCACGCTGCACGACTTTGTGCAGTTCTGGAAGGTAGGTGCC TACGAAAATAATGCACAGGGCCAGTTGAACAGCGGCGGAATGGGACGCTTTCACATCTTGTTCCTGTTTTTCATTGCCATTATGTTTGCCATTAGTTTGGTGAGTTTGTTTGGCTACCACATCTACCTGGTGCTTGTCAACCGCACAACGTTGG AGTCGTTTCGTGCTCCCATCTTTCGCGTTGGCGGCCCCGACAAGAATGGCTATAATCTGGGACGATTCGCCAATTTCTGCGAGGTGTTCGGCGACGACTGGCAGTACTGGTTGCTGCCAGTCTTCTCCAG CTTCGGCGATGGCATTAGCTATCCCATTCGTCACCTGGAGGAGGACACCGAATCCCTGTTGGGTTATCACAGCGACACGCGCATCGAGCTGGAGGAGGACTTCCTGCCAGAACCGCGATTCCAGGACTCGATTCCATAG